The following proteins are encoded in a genomic region of Arachis stenosperma cultivar V10309 chromosome 4, arast.V10309.gnm1.PFL2, whole genome shotgun sequence:
- the LOC130975137 gene encoding uncharacterized protein LOC130975137, with protein MAKRIDSLQVAAVNTSQSSTTWVQNEESQEEQQQKQVQYMHNQSSGQNEVYGDTYNPSWKNHPNLRWGDNHNQSQQPWQRNTNQNNSRNNQQNNNQNSFRKPQNTYPNSNHYPAHNQPTNQNAYHPPPTSHNQPQASPESQRITNLETLMDKIWKHQEMIAKNQEASIKNVERQIGQLSKQFATEKPSSSLPSDTIPNPKEECKAVQLRSGRTLISNNDTTKKQVESSKGPIEKEKSTDTGETNDQDVMPNKNTEKQKKKEDKPTNLQEREEKLIQGQQQKEKAFTPPLPYPQRKGEANTYVLRIGGPISGTFQRGD; from the exons aTGGCCAAGAGAATTGACAGTCTTCAAGTAGCAGCTGTGAATACAAGCCAATCATCAACTACATGGGTGCAAAATGAAGAGAGCCAAGAAGAACAGCAACAGAAGCAAGTACAGTACATGCATAACCAAAGTTCTGGACAGAATGAGGTCTATGGCGATACTTACAATCCTTCCTGGAAGAACCACCCCAACCTTAGGTGGGGAGATAATCATAACCAAAGCCAACagccatggcaaagaaacacaaacCAAAATAACTCAAGGAATAACCAGCAAAATAACAACCaaaattcattcagaaaaccacaaaacacttACCCTAACTCTAACCATTATCCAGCCCATAACCAGCCCACCAACCAAAATGCTTACCATCCACCACCCACATCTCACAACCAACCACAAGCATCACCAGAATCTCAAAGAATCACCAACCTAGAAACTTTGATGGATAAAATATGGAAGCACCAAGAGATGATagccaagaatcaagaagcctccATAAAGAATGTGGAGAGGCAAATTGGCCAGCTCTCTAAACAATTTGCAACAGAGAAGCCAtcaagttccttgccaagtgACACAATTCCCAATCCTAAGGAAGAGTGCAAGGCTGTGCAGTTAAGAAGTGGGAGAACATTAATAAGCAACAATGACACTACAAAGAAGCAAGTAGAGAGCAGCAAAGGGCCAATAGAAAAGGAAAAGTCAACAGACACAGGAGAAACCAATGATCAAGATGTGATGCCAAACAAGAACacagaaaagcaaaaaaagaaagaagacaaGCCAACCAATTtacaagagagagaggagaaattAATTCAAGGACAACAACAAAAGGAGAAAGCCTTCACTCCTCCATTGCCATATCCACAGAG GAAAGGTGAAGCCAATACATATGTCCTTagaattggtggaccaatcagtggtACATTCCAAAGGGGTGATTGA